From the genome of Pirellulaceae bacterium, one region includes:
- a CDS encoding cold shock domain-containing protein encodes MAEGTIKRLTDKGFGFIDVGSEKDLFFHSSSLEGVSYDELREGQRVSFTEGRGPKGPCAENVTLA; translated from the coding sequence ATGGCAGAAGGCACTATCAAGCGACTCACGGACAAGGGCTTTGGTTTTATTGACGTGGGGAGCGAAAAAGACCTATTCTTTCACTCGTCAAGTCTCGAAGGGGTGAGCTACGACGAGCTCCGAGAAGGACAACGAGTGTCATTTACCGAAGGACGTGGACCTAAAGGCCCATGTGCCGAGAACGTCACGCTGGCCTAA